Proteins encoded in a region of the Zunongwangia endophytica genome:
- a CDS encoding valine--tRNA ligase, producing the protein MAIASQYSANKVEDKWYKYWMDNKYFHSEVDEREPYTIVIPPPNVTGVLHMGHMLNNTIQDVLVRRARLKGFNACWVPGTDHASIATEAKVVAKLKNEGISKNDLSREEFLEHAWEWTHKHGGIILDQLKKLGASCDWDRTKFTMDDDMSASVIKVFVDLHEKGLVYRGFRMVNWDPEAKTTLSDEEVIYQEKQGHLYYLNYKVEGSDEVVTIATTRPETILGDSAICINPNDERFTHLKGKKAIVPICGRVIPIIEDEYVDLEFGTGCLKVTPAHDENDKMLGDKHNLEIIDIFNDDATLNDFGMHYAGKDRFVVRKEIVTELKESGVLVKTEEHTNKVGTSERTGAVIEPKLSDQWFLKMKDLAQPAIDAVVGDDINLVPEKFLSTYRHWMENVRDWNISRQLWWGHQIPAYYFGDGTNDFVVAESLEDAVKKAQKKSGNSALTAEDLTQDKDALDTWFSSWLWPMSVFNGVLEPENKEINYYYPTNDLVTAPEILFFWVARMIIAGYEYRGERPFKNVYLTGIVRDKQRRKMSKSLGNSPDPLGLIDQYGADGVRVGMLLSSPAGNDLMFDEDLCKQGSGFSNKIWNAFRLVMGWEVSEEIEQPETSKIAIDWYKAKFQKSLAEIEDHYSKYRISDALMGTYKLIWDDYCSWFLEMVKPGYEQPIDKKTFDAVIAILEDNLRILHPFMPFVTEEIWQTISERTPKEALIVAKWPEQTTYDEKMIGEFSFASEVISGIRKIRTDKNIAFKNTIDLKIQNNDNVSDSFDQVISKMGNIENLGYVNEQVEGALSFRVKSNDYFIPVVGAIDVEAEIAKLEEELKYTEGFLKSVDKKLSNERFVNNAPQKVVAIEKAKKADAEAKIEALKASLASLR; encoded by the coding sequence ATGGCAATCGCTTCACAATACAGCGCAAATAAAGTAGAAGATAAATGGTATAAATACTGGATGGATAATAAGTATTTCCATTCAGAGGTAGACGAAAGAGAACCTTATACTATTGTTATCCCGCCACCAAACGTAACAGGAGTCCTACATATGGGGCACATGCTGAATAATACTATTCAGGATGTTTTGGTGAGAAGAGCTCGTTTAAAAGGATTTAATGCGTGCTGGGTACCGGGTACAGATCATGCTTCTATCGCTACAGAAGCGAAAGTGGTGGCTAAACTTAAGAACGAGGGCATTAGTAAAAATGATCTTTCTCGTGAGGAGTTTTTGGAACATGCCTGGGAATGGACACATAAACATGGTGGTATTATTCTAGATCAGCTTAAAAAGTTAGGAGCTTCTTGTGATTGGGATCGTACTAAGTTTACGATGGATGACGACATGTCTGCCTCTGTAATTAAAGTTTTTGTAGATCTTCATGAAAAAGGTTTGGTTTACCGAGGTTTTAGAATGGTAAACTGGGATCCTGAAGCCAAAACTACATTGTCTGATGAAGAAGTAATTTACCAGGAAAAGCAGGGCCACTTATATTATCTTAATTATAAAGTTGAAGGTAGTGATGAGGTAGTAACTATTGCCACCACCCGTCCTGAAACTATCCTTGGAGATTCTGCCATTTGTATAAATCCTAATGACGAGCGTTTTACTCATCTAAAAGGTAAGAAAGCAATTGTGCCGATCTGCGGAAGAGTAATTCCCATCATCGAAGATGAATATGTAGATCTAGAATTTGGTACAGGTTGTTTAAAAGTAACTCCGGCTCACGACGAGAATGACAAAATGCTAGGAGATAAGCATAATCTTGAAATCATCGATATTTTTAATGATGATGCTACGCTTAATGACTTCGGAATGCATTATGCTGGTAAAGATCGATTTGTAGTTAGAAAAGAAATTGTTACTGAATTAAAGGAATCTGGAGTTTTAGTAAAAACTGAAGAGCACACCAATAAAGTGGGAACCAGTGAACGTACCGGCGCGGTAATCGAACCAAAACTGAGCGACCAGTGGTTTTTGAAAATGAAAGATTTAGCCCAGCCAGCTATAGACGCTGTTGTTGGTGATGATATAAATTTAGTGCCAGAAAAGTTCTTAAGCACGTACCGCCACTGGATGGAAAATGTACGCGATTGGAATATTTCTCGCCAATTATGGTGGGGACATCAAATCCCGGCATATTACTTTGGTGATGGTACAAACGATTTTGTAGTTGCTGAATCGCTTGAGGATGCCGTTAAAAAAGCACAGAAAAAATCTGGAAACTCAGCTTTAACTGCAGAAGATCTTACTCAGGATAAGGATGCGTTAGATACCTGGTTTTCTTCTTGGTTATGGCCAATGAGTGTTTTTAACGGAGTTCTAGAGCCAGAAAATAAAGAAATAAACTATTACTATCCTACCAATGATCTAGTAACCGCTCCAGAAATTTTATTTTTCTGGGTAGCAAGAATGATCATTGCAGGTTACGAATATCGTGGTGAACGACCATTCAAAAACGTTTACTTAACAGGAATTGTTAGAGATAAACAACGTCGTAAGATGTCTAAATCTTTAGGGAATTCACCAGATCCACTTGGATTGATCGATCAATATGGCGCCGATGGTGTACGGGTAGGAATGTTGCTAAGTTCTCCTGCCGGTAATGATTTGATGTTTGATGAAGATCTTTGTAAGCAGGGTAGTGGATTTAGCAATAAGATTTGGAATGCCTTTCGTTTAGTGATGGGATGGGAAGTTTCAGAAGAAATAGAACAACCGGAAACTTCAAAAATAGCGATCGACTGGTATAAAGCAAAATTTCAGAAAAGCTTAGCAGAAATTGAAGATCACTATTCTAAATATAGAATTAGTGATGCTTTAATGGGAACTTATAAACTTATTTGGGACGATTACTGTAGCTGGTTTTTAGAAATGGTGAAACCTGGTTACGAGCAACCAATCGATAAGAAAACATTTGATGCGGTTATTGCTATTTTAGAAGATAACTTAAGAATACTGCATCCTTTTATGCCTTTTGTTACCGAAGAGATCTGGCAAACTATTAGCGAACGTACTCCCAAGGAAGCTTTGATTGTGGCAAAATGGCCAGAGCAAACTACTTATGATGAAAAGATGATTGGTGAATTTTCTTTTGCTTCTGAAGTGATTTCTGGAATCAGAAAAATTAGAACCGATAAGAACATCGCGTTTAAAAATACGATCGATCTTAAAATTCAGAATAACGATAATGTTTCCGATTCATTTGATCAGGTAATCTCTAAAATGGGGAATATCGAAAATCTGGGATATGTAAACGAGCAGGTTGAAGGTGCTTTATCATTCCGTGTAAAATCTAACGATTACTTTATTCCGGTAGTAGGAGCAATAGATGTAGAAGCTGAAATTGCTAAATTAGAAGAGGAATTAAAATATACTGAAGGTTTCCT